A part of Fusarium oxysporum Fo47 chromosome III, complete sequence genomic DNA contains:
- a CDS encoding carotenoid oxygenase, translated as MSPPEEHHGLKSKWPQAFDLAGSNSPCRIEGELSDLVVLGEIPPAIDGTFYRVMCDPFVPPHPNNVPLDGDGHVSAFRIHNGQVDMKIKYVETERYKLERKAGKALFGLYRNPFTHHPCVRAAVDSTANTNMVYWANRLLALKESALPYEMHPDTLETLCYDPFGGQVKAKAFTAHPKIDPFSNELVVYGYEAKGLATRDIVIYSLDKSGIKHDEQWIESPWCAPIHDCVITPNFIVLILWPFEANVERMKAGKQHWAWDYNLPATFIVVPRRKTSKVPASWKQGEHRVYHWKNCMNIHAGSAWEEDNGKLYLESSRVHDNAFPFFPPEDGRMPAPDAKADFVRWEIDLNAPSGTQLVDPEIILDVPSEFPRIDERFMTKRNEYIFLNVFIPETSQGGKNIFHGLNGLAMHSHSTGETKWFFAGKDSLVQEPIFIPRTPDAPEGDGWIIAMLERRVANRSELVVLDTKEFEKPVAFIQLPMHLKTQVHGNWIDSRTRASTEAIVRQIGQVKISGRGALEPLA; from the coding sequence ATGTCCCCACCTGAAGAACATCATGGCCTCAAGTCCAAATGGCCCCAAGCCTTCGATCTCGCAGGCTCCAACTCCCCTTGTCGAATTGAAGGAGAGCTCAGTGATCTCGTTGTCCTCGGCGAAATTCCACCTGCCATCGACGGAACATTCTACCGAGTTATGTGCGATCCCTTCGTCCCTCCTCACCCCAACAATGTGCCCCTTGACGGCGATGGTCACGTCTCTGCCTTCAGGATCCACAACGGTCAAGTTGACATGAAGATCAAGTATGTTGAGACAGAACGATATAAGCTTGAAAGAAAAGCCGGAAAGGCTTTGTTCGGTCTCTACAGAAATCCCTTTACGCATCATCCCTGCGTGAGAGCAGCCGTTGACTCAACTGCCAACACGAACATGGTCTACTGGGCGAATCGTCTCTTGGCGCTTAAAGAATCTGCGCTTCCTTACGAGATGCATCCTGATACCCTCGAGACTCTCTGCTACGATCCGTTTGGAGGTCAGGTCAAGGCAAAAGCATTTACAGCGCATCCCAAAATTGACCCATTCTCCAATGAACTCGTTGTCTATGGGTACGAGGCCAAGGGTCTAGCGACTAGAGATATAGTCATTTATTCTCTCGACAAGAGCGGCATTAAGCATGATGAGCAATGGATTGAGTCTCCCTGGTGCGCTCCCATCCATGACTGCGTCATTACACCAAATTTCATCGTTCTCATTCTTTGGCCGTTTGAAGCGAATGTGGAGAGGATGAAAGCGGGCAAGCAGCATTGGGCTTGGGATTACAACCTTCCAGCTACTTTCATCGTTGTTCCTCGTCGCAAGACCTCCAAGGTGCCAGCTTCCTGGAAGCAAGGAGAGCATCGAGTCTACCACTGGAAGAATTGTATGAATATCCATGCAGGCAGCGcttgggaggaggataaTGGAAAACTGTATCTCGAGTCATCTCGGGTTCACGACAATGCTTTCCCATTTTTCCCGCCTGAGGACGGGAGAATGCCAGCTCCAGACGCCAAAGCTGACTTTGTTCGTTGGGAGATCGACCTCAATGCCCCAAGTGGGACCCAGCTGGTAGATCCAGAGATTATCCTCGACGTGCCATCCGAGTTCCCACGAATTGACGAGCGTTTCATGACCAAGAGAAATGAATACATATTCTTGAATGTCTTCATCCCCGAGACTTCCCAAGGTGGCAAAAATATCTTCCACGGACTGAATGGATTGGCAATGCACAGTCACAGCACTGGCGAAACTAAGTGGTTCTTTGCAGGCAAGGACTCTCTCGTCCAGGAACCAATTTTTATTCCTCGTACTCCTGATGCGCCCGAAGGGGATGGATGGATCATCGCTATGCTTGAGAGACGCGTTGCCAATCGGAGTGAACTTGTCGTTCTTGACACCAAAGAGTTTGAGAAGCCTGTTGCTTTTATACAGCTTCCTATGCATCTTAAGACTCAGGTCCATGGGAATTGGATTGACAGTAGGACGCGGGCATCTACAGAGGCAATTGTAAGGCAGATTGGTCAAGTCAAGATCAGTGGAAGAGGAGCTCTTGAGCCTTTGGCATGA